In Pseudomonas fluorescens, the following are encoded in one genomic region:
- a CDS encoding DMT family transporter: MKTTGFAVAHASMLLWALLIAASFSAAAQVSQAIDPILLTGLRLLFCALVFLPRLLLKGDAVMTARALFGHAVLGLLLALYFGSLFEALRYTSAVNTGTMFTLVPLMTLGFEAVLTPDSRLKQRIVPMLLAAAGAVLLIMKGTGPGELPSPYALTVYGIGCLAMALYAPLSQRLKADSLKGRGPVPMTFWNMLFGALFLLVFCGLSGGWRSASLLTLNDFYWLMYLAVFATLATFWLLHRAIGVIAPSSVISYIYLSTLFITLFHWLWGRQMPLPLEMAGAVLVGLGMFALLISSRRTVSAMVQG; encoded by the coding sequence ATGAAAACCACCGGTTTCGCCGTCGCTCACGCCAGCATGCTGCTTTGGGCCTTGTTGATCGCCGCATCGTTTTCCGCGGCGGCGCAAGTCAGCCAGGCCATCGACCCGATCCTGCTGACCGGTTTACGCCTGCTGTTTTGCGCCTTGGTTTTTCTGCCGCGGTTGCTGCTCAAAGGCGATGCCGTCATGACCGCCCGCGCGCTGTTCGGTCACGCGGTGCTCGGCCTGCTGCTGGCGCTGTACTTCGGTTCGCTGTTCGAAGCATTGCGCTACACCTCGGCTGTCAACACCGGGACGATGTTCACGCTGGTGCCGCTGATGACCCTGGGTTTCGAAGCCGTGCTGACACCTGACAGCCGTCTGAAACAACGGATTGTGCCGATGCTGCTCGCCGCTGCCGGGGCGGTTTTGTTGATCATGAAAGGCACTGGCCCCGGCGAGTTGCCATCGCCCTATGCATTGACGGTGTATGGCATCGGCTGCCTGGCGATGGCGCTCTACGCCCCCCTCAGCCAGCGCCTGAAAGCCGATAGTCTCAAGGGACGCGGGCCGGTGCCCATGACGTTCTGGAACATGCTGTTCGGTGCGCTGTTTCTGCTGGTGTTCTGTGGATTGAGTGGCGGTTGGCGCTCGGCATCATTACTGACGCTCAACGATTTCTATTGGCTGATGTACCTGGCCGTGTTCGCCACCCTGGCGACGTTTTGGCTGCTGCACCGGGCCATCGGCGTGATCGCGCCGTCCTCGGTGATTTCCTACATCTACCTGAGTACGTTGTTCATCACCTTGTTTCACTGGCTATGGGGGCGCCAGATGCCGCTGCCGCTGGAAATGGCTGGCGCGGTGCTGGTGGGTCTCGGCATGTTCGCGCTGTTGATATCCAGCCGCCGCACGGTGTCGGCGATGGTCCAGGGCTGA
- a CDS encoding cyanate transporter has protein sequence MENTRATSRPALWLMFSIVLVALNLRPSMAAVGPLLSAIRDDIALSFSQASLLTMLPVTAMGLAMFFGLRVSQRFGDQRTVVFSLLIIGVATVSRLFLDSAAELLLSAVLAGIGIALIQALMPALIKSRFSDHVALCMGLYVTSIMGGAAMGASFAPLVMARTGSWRMGLAIWTVLAVLALLFWRSHSAGMPTLDSRASSKNSYFANSRAWLLAIFFGLGTASYTCVLAWLAPYYVEKGWSEQNAGLLLGFLTAMEVLSGLLTPVIANRSHDRRVVLMVLLTLIIAGFCGLILSPQHLSLMWPCLLGLGIGGLFPMSLIVSLDHLDNPVRAGGLTAFVQGIGYLIAGLSPLLAGIIRDQLGSFEWAWWSLTAVMALMMLMVLRFNPRHYSRHIH, from the coding sequence ATGGAAAACACCCGAGCCACTTCCCGCCCTGCCCTCTGGCTCATGTTCAGCATTGTCCTGGTTGCCCTGAACCTGCGCCCTTCCATGGCCGCTGTCGGGCCTCTGCTCTCGGCGATTCGCGACGACATTGCACTGAGCTTCAGCCAGGCTTCACTGCTGACAATGTTGCCGGTGACGGCCATGGGACTGGCGATGTTTTTCGGCCTGCGCGTCAGCCAGCGATTCGGCGATCAGCGCACGGTGGTGTTCTCGTTGCTGATCATCGGCGTGGCCACGGTTTCGCGGTTGTTCCTTGATTCAGCCGCGGAGTTGCTCCTCAGTGCAGTACTGGCAGGTATCGGGATCGCCCTGATCCAGGCCCTGATGCCAGCGCTGATCAAATCCCGCTTCAGCGACCACGTTGCCCTGTGCATGGGGCTCTACGTCACATCGATCATGGGCGGTGCCGCCATGGGGGCTTCCTTTGCGCCGCTGGTGATGGCGCGTACTGGAAGCTGGCGTATGGGCCTGGCGATCTGGACCGTTCTCGCCGTGCTGGCGTTGCTTTTCTGGCGCAGCCATAGCGCGGGGATGCCTACACTGGATTCGAGGGCATCCAGCAAAAATTCGTACTTCGCCAATTCCCGCGCATGGTTACTCGCGATTTTCTTTGGCTTGGGCACTGCGTCCTACACCTGTGTTCTGGCCTGGCTGGCGCCGTACTACGTGGAAAAAGGCTGGAGCGAGCAGAACGCCGGATTGCTGCTCGGGTTTCTGACCGCCATGGAAGTGCTGTCGGGCCTGCTGACGCCCGTCATCGCCAACCGCAGCCACGACCGCCGCGTCGTGCTGATGGTATTGCTGACACTGATCATCGCCGGTTTCTGCGGACTGATTCTGAGCCCGCAGCATTTGAGCCTGATGTGGCCATGCCTGCTGGGGCTGGGCATTGGCGGCCTGTTCCCGATGAGCCTGATCGTATCGCTGGACCACCTGGACAATCCGGTGCGCGCCGGTGGCCTGACCGCATTCGTGCAAGGCATCGGCTACTTGATCGCCGGCCTGTCGCCGCTGCTGGCGGGGATCATCCGCGACCAGCTCGGCAGCTTTGAATGGGCCTGGTGGTCGCTGACGGCAGTCATGGCACTGATGATGCTGATGGTTTTGCGCTTCAACCCAAGGCACTACAGCCGACACATCCATTGA